The genomic window TTAGTACAATAGAGAAAGAGATTTTTTAGAGCGAACAATACGATACAGCTAACAAATTAGAGACAGCATCCATTTGACGTATGCTGTCTTCCCTTCGTCTAGCAGATGGTGAGGTGTACGATCTTGGAACAAATTGAGATTGAATCAGAATACATTACACTCGGTCAATTACTAAAAGAAGCTGGAGTGATTGATACTGGTGGAATGGCAAAGTGGTATTTAAGCGAATATATCGTCTACGTAAATGGTGAAGAAGAAAATCGCCGAGGTAAGAAGTTACGACCTGATGATCAAATTGATTTAGTAGATGGACGAACCTTTGTAATCGTTACGAAGGTGTAAGAATGCTAATAAGAAAAATTCAACTAACGTCCTACCGTAATTATGAGAGAGCTGCATTGTCTTTCGGTGATAAAGTAAATGTGTTTATTGGAGAAAATGCACAAGGTAAAACCAATTTACTAGAAGCGATTTATGTCATCTCTCTTGCGAAATCCCATCGATCGAATAAAGACAAAGAATTGATACGATTCGATGATGAATTTTCCCGAATCCATATTGAAGCTGAAAATCGAACTGGCCAAGTCGAGCTAGATTTAATTATCTCGCAGAAAGGAAAGCGCGGGAAGATAAATGGGCTAGAGCAAAAACGCTTAAGTGATTATGTTGGAACGATTAATGTTGTCATGTTTGCACCGGAAGATTTAGAACTTGTTAAGGGAAGCCCACAAACAAGAAGGCGTTTTATTGATATGGAGTTAGGGCAAATTAGTCCGGTTTATCTCTATGAATTGTCTCATTACGGCAAAATTATGAAACAACGTAATGTCTTACTTAAAACGATGCAGGTGAAACGTTCGACGGATTTTACGATGCTTGATATTTTAACTGAACAAATGATAGAGCGAGCGGCTTTTATTATGAAAAAGCGTGGGGAATTTACGAAACAGCTAGAAAAATGGGCTGTTCCGATTCACGATTCTATTAGCAGAGGAAAAGAAGTGTTAAGACTTCAATATATCCCTTCTTTAGAGGTATCAGAAGAGGGAAATCTGTCGAAAATAAAAATAGATATGCAAAAAAAATACGAAGCGAAAAAAGCAGAAGAAGTAAGAAGAGGAACGACGTTATTTGGGCCGCATCGAGATGATTTAGCTTTTACCATTAACGACTTAGATGTTCAAAAGTTCGGTTCTCAAGGGCAGCAGCGAACGACAGCATTATCTCTTAAATTGGCAGAAATTGATTTAATTCATGATGAAGTCGGTGAATATCCTGTTCTATTACTAGATGACGTGCTATCAGAACTAGATGATTATAGACAATCTCATTTACTAGAAACGATTCAGAATCGCGTACAAACGTTTGTAACAACGACGTCCATTAGCGGACTACATGAAAGTGTTCGTCAAGAAGCGTGCATTTTTACTGTGAACCAAGGTGAAATCAAACGAATGGAGTAAACGATGTATATTCATGTAGGTGGAGATATTATTTTACCAATCAACCGGATTGTTGGTATTTTTCCATATGTTGAAGAGGCGTTACCGAAAGACACACTCGCTTTTCTTGAAAATCAAACGATACAAAAAACGTGTATCGGCAATGTAACAGACGCGATCAAAAGCGTCATTGTAACAAATCATCATGTGTATTACTCTCCGGTTTCCACACAAACCCTCTATAAGCGCTCAACCGAAAATGTGCTAGATCGTTTATTTGAGGAAGAAGAAACCAATGGATAGGACCCCTAACGAGAAGGTGAAAAATGTTGGAAAATGATCAAAATCAAACGTATGATGAAAGCCAAATACAAGTACTTGAAGGGTTAGAGGCAGTAAGAAAACGACCTGGTATGTACATCGGATCGACAAGCCAAAGAGGGTTACACCATTTAGTCTGGGAAATTGTCGACAATAGTATCGATGAAGCAATGGCCGGTTATTGTGACACCATTACATTAACCATTGAAAAAGATAATTCTATTACGGTGGAAGATAATGGTCGTGGTATACCTGTTGGGATTCAAGAAAAAATGGGTCGTCCAGCAGTTGAAGTTATTATGACTGTTCTTCACGCTGGTGGAAAATTCGGTGGAGGCGGCTATAAAGTCTCTGGTGGTCTACACGGTGTAGGGGCATCTGTTGTAAATGCCTTATCGACTTATTTAGAAGTGAATGTCCATTTGGACGGGAAAATCCATAAGCAATCCTATTCAAGAGGTGTGCCTCAAGAGGATTTAAACATTATTGGTGAAACCGAAAAAACAGGGACCGTTATTACGTTTAAGCCAGACGGTGACATTTTTAAAGAGACATTAGAATTTGATTATGACACATTAGCGAGTCGTGTAAGGGAGCTTGCCTTTTTAAATAAAGGGCTTACCATTCGCATTGCTGATAAAAGAACGGAAGAGGGAAAAGAAGCTACGTATTATTACGAAGGTGGAATTTCTTCGTTCGTTATGCATTTGAATCGTACGAAAGAGGCACTTCATGCTGAACCTATCCATGTTGAAGGTGAAAAAGAAGGATTAACAGTAGAAGTAGCTGTTCAATATAACGATGGCTATACAAGCAGTATTTATTCATTTGCAAATAACATTAACACCCACGAAGGTGGCACACATGAATCAGGCTTTAAAACTGGTTTAACACGTGTTATTAACGATTATGCAAGAAAGAACAGCCTGTTTAAAGAGAATGATCCGAATCTTAGTGGTGAAGATGTTCGCGAAGGATTAACGGCTATTATTTCTGTTAAAATTCCAGAGCCTCAATTCGAAGGGCAAACGAAAACAAAGCTAGGGAACAGTGAAGCAAGAACAATTACAGACTCTCTTTTCTCTGAAAGTTTCTCACGTTTTATGGCAGAAAACCCTACGGTTGCGCGCAAAATCGTAGATAAAGGCTTGATGGCTTCTAGAGCTAGAGAGGCTGCAAAAAAAGCACGTGAATTAACGCGCCGAAAAAGTGCGTTAGAAGTGAGTTCACTACCAGGTAAACTAACAGATTGTTCTTCTAAAGATGCAACCATCAGCGAATTATTTATCGTAGAAGGTGACTCGGCAGGTGGGTCTGCTAAAGGTGGACGAGATCCACATATCCAAGCGATTTTGCCTCTTAGAGGGAAAATCTTAAACGTAGAAAAAGCGCGTTTGGATAAAATTCTAGCAAATAATGAAATTCGGATGATCATAACAGCAATTGGCACGGGTATTGGCGAAGAATTCGATATCGAAAAAGCTCGCTACCATAAAATTGTGATTATGACAGATGCGGACGTAGATGGTGCCCACATTCGGACGCTTATTCTTACATTCTTCTATCGCTATATGCGTGAGTTAATTGAAAGTGGCTTTGTGTACATTGCGCAACCGCCATTATATAAAGTGGAACAAGGAAAAAATAATGTAACGTATGTTTATTCAGATCGAGAATTAGATGCACATCTCTCAACCATTGAAGATCGAACGAAGGTGGGAATTCAGCGTTATAAAGGACTAGGGGAAATGGATGCTACTCAATTGTGGGAAACCACAATGGACCCAGACACAAGAAATATGCTTCAAGTAACTCTAGCAGATGCTATTAAAGCAGATGAAATTTTTGAAGTGTTAATGGGAGATCGAGTAGAGCCACGACGCGATTTCATTCAAGAGAACGCACAGTATGTAAAGAACTTGGATATTTAAGAGGAGGACTAAGGATGTAACTTAGTCTGTTGCGGAGGTTTTTGTATGGCTGAAGAAGATGTGTCGAGACTTAGAGAACGATTAATTGATGAAGAGATGAAAGAATCATTCATGGATTATGCCATGAGTGTTATTGTTAGCCGAGCTCTTCCTGATGCACGAGATGGAATGAAGCCGGTTCACCGCCGTATTCTTTATGCGATGTTTGAATTAGGAATGACACCTGATAAACCGTTTAAAAAATCGGCAAGAATTGTCGGAGAAGTTTTAGGGAAGTACCACCCTCACGGAGACTCTTCTGTATACGATACAATGGTTCGTATGGCGCAAGATTTTAGCTATCGTTATATGCTCGTTAATGGACATGGAAACTTTGGTTCTATTGATGGAGATTCGGCGGCGGCAATGCGTTACACAGAATCAAAGATGTCGAAAATCTCCATGGAGCTTGTTCGTGACTTAAACAAGGATACGGTTGACTTTGACGATAACTACGATGGTACAGAGCGCGAGCCTAAAGTATTGCCAGCGAGATTCCCAAACCTTTTAGTGAACGGTACTTCTGGTATTGCCGTTGGGATGGCGACGAATATCCCTCCTCATCAACTAGGGGAAGTGATTGATGGTGTGCTTGCATTATCAAAAGACCCAGAGATTACGATCCCAGACTTAATGGAGCACATTCCTGGTCCAGATTTCCCTACTGGAGGAGAAATTTTAGGACGTTCTGGAATTCGTAAAGCTTATACGACTGGTCGCGGGTCCATTATGGTGCGCGCAAAAACAGAAATTGAAGAGAAAAAAGGAAAACAGTCTATTATTGTGACTGAACTACCTTACCAAGTAAATAAAGCTCGTTTAATTGAAAAAATTGCTGAACTCGTTCGTGATAAAAAAATAGAGGGTATTACCGAGCTGAGAGATTCATCTGACCGAAATGGTATGCGTATTGTTATTGATATCCGTCGCGACGCAAATCCAAACGTCATTTTAAATAATTTGTACAAGCAAACAGCTTTGCAAACGAGTTTCGGAATTAATATGTTGGCACTCGTTAATGGCAAGCCTGAAGTATTGAATATAAAACAGGCGTTAGAGCATTATTTAGCGCACCAAGTAGAAGTTATTCGTAGACGGACACAATTTGATTTAAATAAAGCAGAAGCTCGTGCGCACATATTAGAAGGGCTACGAATTGCACTAGACCATATTGATGAGATCATCGCGTTAATTCGTGCGTCAGCAACAGCTGAAATTGCTCGAAATGGATTGATTGAACGCTTTGAACTTAGCTATGATCAGGCGCAAGCCATTTTAGATATGAGATTACAAAGACTGACTGGTCTTGAACGAGATAAGTTAGAACAAGAATACAAAGAAGTAATGGCTCGTATTGCAGAGCTAAGAGCTATTTTAGCTAGTGAAGAACGTGTGTTAGAAGTTATTCGCGAGGAATTAGAATTGGTTAAGCAGAAATTTAATGATGAACGCAGAACGGTTATCTCGATGAGTGAAGAACATCTTGAAGATGAAGATTTAATCCCTCGTCAAAATATCGTCATTACCATTACACATAACGGTTATGTAAAGCGTCTACCGGTTTCTACGTACAGAGCACAAAGACGTGGTGGTAAAGGAATACAAGGAATGGGAACAAATGATGATGATTTTGTTCAACATTTGTTTATAACAAATACCCACCATACCATTTTATTCTTTACTGACAAAGGAAAAGTATATCGTTTAAAAGGCTATGAAATTCCTGAATTAGGACGAACAGCAAAAGGGATCCCAGCCATTAATCTCTTGCAAATTGAGCCAGGGGAAACGATCAGTACAGTAATTCCAATCGAAGAATTTGGCGACAACTCTTATTTATTCTTCTTAACGGAACATGGTATTGCGAAGCGAACAACGTTGTCCGCATTTGCAAATATCCGTAAAGGTGGTTTGTTCGCCATTAATTTGCGTGAAGGCGACTCGTTACACGGTGTCCGTTTAACAGATGGGGACCGAGAGATGATGATTGGTACAAGGCAAGGAATGGCTATCCGTTTCCATGAGACGGATGTTCGTGACATGGGACGAACTGCTGGTGGTGTAAAAGGGATTACCCTTTCGAACGATG from Shouchella hunanensis includes these protein-coding regions:
- the yaaA gene encoding S4 domain-containing protein YaaA encodes the protein MEQIEIESEYITLGQLLKEAGVIDTGGMAKWYLSEYIVYVNGEEENRRGKKLRPDDQIDLVDGRTFVIVTKV
- the recF gene encoding DNA replication/repair protein RecF (All proteins in this family for which functions are known are DNA-binding proteins that assist the filamentation of RecA onto DNA for the initiation of recombination or recombinational repair.) → MLIRKIQLTSYRNYERAALSFGDKVNVFIGENAQGKTNLLEAIYVISLAKSHRSNKDKELIRFDDEFSRIHIEAENRTGQVELDLIISQKGKRGKINGLEQKRLSDYVGTINVVMFAPEDLELVKGSPQTRRRFIDMELGQISPVYLYELSHYGKIMKQRNVLLKTMQVKRSTDFTMLDILTEQMIERAAFIMKKRGEFTKQLEKWAVPIHDSISRGKEVLRLQYIPSLEVSEEGNLSKIKIDMQKKYEAKKAEEVRRGTTLFGPHRDDLAFTINDLDVQKFGSQGQQRTTALSLKLAEIDLIHDEVGEYPVLLLDDVLSELDDYRQSHLLETIQNRVQTFVTTTSISGLHESVRQEACIFTVNQGEIKRME
- the remB gene encoding extracellular matrix regulator RemB, giving the protein MYIHVGGDIILPINRIVGIFPYVEEALPKDTLAFLENQTIQKTCIGNVTDAIKSVIVTNHHVYYSPVSTQTLYKRSTENVLDRLFEEEETNG
- the gyrB gene encoding DNA topoisomerase (ATP-hydrolyzing) subunit B, which codes for MENDQNQTYDESQIQVLEGLEAVRKRPGMYIGSTSQRGLHHLVWEIVDNSIDEAMAGYCDTITLTIEKDNSITVEDNGRGIPVGIQEKMGRPAVEVIMTVLHAGGKFGGGGYKVSGGLHGVGASVVNALSTYLEVNVHLDGKIHKQSYSRGVPQEDLNIIGETEKTGTVITFKPDGDIFKETLEFDYDTLASRVRELAFLNKGLTIRIADKRTEEGKEATYYYEGGISSFVMHLNRTKEALHAEPIHVEGEKEGLTVEVAVQYNDGYTSSIYSFANNINTHEGGTHESGFKTGLTRVINDYARKNSLFKENDPNLSGEDVREGLTAIISVKIPEPQFEGQTKTKLGNSEARTITDSLFSESFSRFMAENPTVARKIVDKGLMASRAREAAKKARELTRRKSALEVSSLPGKLTDCSSKDATISELFIVEGDSAGGSAKGGRDPHIQAILPLRGKILNVEKARLDKILANNEIRMIITAIGTGIGEEFDIEKARYHKIVIMTDADVDGAHIRTLILTFFYRYMRELIESGFVYIAQPPLYKVEQGKNNVTYVYSDRELDAHLSTIEDRTKVGIQRYKGLGEMDATQLWETTMDPDTRNMLQVTLADAIKADEIFEVLMGDRVEPRRDFIQENAQYVKNLDI
- the gyrA gene encoding DNA gyrase subunit A, giving the protein MAEEDVSRLRERLIDEEMKESFMDYAMSVIVSRALPDARDGMKPVHRRILYAMFELGMTPDKPFKKSARIVGEVLGKYHPHGDSSVYDTMVRMAQDFSYRYMLVNGHGNFGSIDGDSAAAMRYTESKMSKISMELVRDLNKDTVDFDDNYDGTEREPKVLPARFPNLLVNGTSGIAVGMATNIPPHQLGEVIDGVLALSKDPEITIPDLMEHIPGPDFPTGGEILGRSGIRKAYTTGRGSIMVRAKTEIEEKKGKQSIIVTELPYQVNKARLIEKIAELVRDKKIEGITELRDSSDRNGMRIVIDIRRDANPNVILNNLYKQTALQTSFGINMLALVNGKPEVLNIKQALEHYLAHQVEVIRRRTQFDLNKAEARAHILEGLRIALDHIDEIIALIRASATAEIARNGLIERFELSYDQAQAILDMRLQRLTGLERDKLEQEYKEVMARIAELRAILASEERVLEVIREELELVKQKFNDERRTVISMSEEHLEDEDLIPRQNIVITITHNGYVKRLPVSTYRAQRRGGKGIQGMGTNDDDFVQHLFITNTHHTILFFTDKGKVYRLKGYEIPELGRTAKGIPAINLLQIEPGETISTVIPIEEFGDNSYLFFLTEHGIAKRTTLSAFANIRKGGLFAINLREGDSLHGVRLTDGDREMMIGTRQGMAIRFHETDVRDMGRTAGGVKGITLSNDDGVVGMDVINEDQKVLVVTEKGYGKRTELEEYRVQSRGGKGIKTCNVTDKNGPLVSLKMVGEDDDIMIVTANGIIIRTTVEGISTTGRNTQGVTLIRVQEGEEVATVARVNIHDEDVEDLEDSEELETTEATNDIEETTDSNEE